The Glycine max cultivar Williams 82 chromosome 17, Glycine_max_v4.0, whole genome shotgun sequence genome contains the following window.
ACGGCCACGAAAACCAGGCTCGTCATAACGCAATCCGCGTACGTTGAGAAAATCAAGAGTTTCGCGGACAGCAGCAGCGATGTCATGGTGATGTGCATTGATGATGATTTTTCTTATGAAAACGACGGCGTTTTGCATTTCTCAACGCTCAGTAACGCCGACGAAACGGAAGCCCCTGCCGTTAAGATTAACCCTGACGAGCTCGTTGCGCTTCCGTTTTCTTCTGGCACGTCTGGGCTCCCCAAGGGCGTTATGTTATCGCATAAAAACTTGGTCACCACGATAGCGCAGTTAGTTGACGGCGAAAACCCGCACCAATACACTCACAGCGAGGATGTGCTACTCTGTGTGTTGCCTATGTTTCATATCTATGCGCTCAATTCCATTTTGCTCTGCGGGATTCGTTCCGGTGCGGCCGTGCTTATTTTGCAGAAGTTTGAGATCACTACTCTGTTGGAGCTCATCGAGAAGTACAAGGTGACGGTTGCGTCGTTTGTGCCGCCCATCGTTTTGGCGTTGGTTAAGAGCGGAGAGACTCATCGCTACGACCTGTCGTCTATTCGCGCTGTGGTCACCGGCGCGGCACCCTTAGGAGGGGAACTTCAAGAAGCCGTTAAGGCTAGGCTACCACACGCTACTTTTGGACAGGTTTCATTTTCAttacttttgaaaaatttattgataaaaaggatattttcatttttcaatattgaacttctaattttacaaattttgattGGTTAATAACAAGTGAGATTTTGGCCACGTAAGCTACAGTTTCTTCACACGCTTCTTCATTCATTATATAATAACCATTCGTATTATTAATTCCAGACAACTTTTTCGTACAAATTTCCTTTCTGGATAGCATTTACAGGAGTGCGAATCTTCTCTACAAGAAAATAAACCGTTTCCTcagtttctttttaattgtcgatttttttatttatttatctgtcattttttaagtttaaatattattaattacttttctttatcagttattattattatgttttagtTTTGACTTTAGCGTTCGTCATCATGATATCATATCATAGAAACTTTATCGTATACGTCTgaccttttaaaatttaattagagattttatgaaaaataaagttattctttacttgattataattataaaaaatattagttttaaaaagtAGTTATAAGTAAAAGTTTACACCTAAAAAAAGtgcaatttttaactttttaatcggAAAAAAACATTGAAACTTATCAGCGTCGTGTTGTCGTAATCatcatatcatattattattgctattataatgatcattattattattattatcccgTTTAAATAAAACCATAGTAGTTATATGAAAACAAATTTGTTCTCCTGTGATTTTAATAAActgaaagggaaaataaaatgtgATAGCTTATAATTTTGACGTACAGGGATATGGGATGACAGAAGCAGGACCACTTGCCATTAGCATGGCATTTGCAAAAGTACCCTCTAAGATTAAACCAGGTGCATGCGGAACCGTTGTGAGAAACGCCGAGATGAAAATCGTGGATACAGAAACGGGTGATTCACTTCCAAGAAACAAACACGGTGAAATTTGCATAAGAGGCACAAAGGTCATGAAAGGTATACCATCGTATTCGTATACATGTTTATTGCATACATTTATTATCCCTTATATAACCCTTTGTGTTACTTTAACGAATATCCTAAATATCACAGAACAATATGGGTGGCGTCTCATAGCTATGTTTAGCCTTAATATGATAGATCTAGAATTTCTAATTTGGCCaatattatttctaatttgagATTGAAATTTATGCAAGAAATATtcaaagaaataattataaacaagAAACATACAAGAGGATAAACAGCAAGAATTAAGAAATAAGCTATATACCGATAGGGTAAAGTCATTAAATTCATagaaatttatgtaatttacaCTTTTTTTCACTCTTATTTAGTGGTGATGTATGCTTTCGtataaattgagaaaaatattaatttttcttctcaacaaatattaattgttagcaTGTTATGTTAATAGAAAGATTCGAAccaataattttcttataactCTAATACTTATGCTTCTTCCTATGATCACTAAACCATTTTATGACTCCCGAGtaatattaatcataataatcGATTGTGATAGTTCTTTTACGGGTCAAAAGGTCTTCTTTAATACGTATTAAGTTTAAACATCTTaatcaaatatcatttttaaatttttgagcCCAAAagactttctttgttttgaacttAGGGTCATTCcctcttttt
Protein-coding sequences here:
- the 4CL1 gene encoding 4-coumarate:coenzyme A ligase, with amino-acid sequence MAPSPQEIIFRSPLPDIPIPTHLPLYSYCFQNLSKFHDRPCLIDGDTGETLTYADVDLAARRIASGLHKIGIRQGDVIMLVLRNCPQFALAFLGATHRGAVVTTANPFYTPAELAKQATATKTRLVITQSAYVEKIKSFADSSSDVMVMCIDDDFSYENDGVLHFSTLSNADETEAPAVKINPDELVALPFSSGTSGLPKGVMLSHKNLVTTIAQLVDGENPHQYTHSEDVLLCVLPMFHIYALNSILLCGIRSGAAVLILQKFEITTLLELIEKYKVTVASFVPPIVLALVKSGETHRYDLSSIRAVVTGAAPLGGELQEAVKARLPHATFGQGYGMTEAGPLAISMAFAKVPSKIKPGACGTVVRNAEMKIVDTETGDSLPRNKHGEICIRGTKVMKGYLNDPEATERTVDKEGWLHTGDIGFIDDDDELFIVDRLKELIKYKGFQVAPAELEALLIAHPNISDAAVVGMKDEAAGEIPVAFVVRSNGSEIAEDEIKKYISQQVVFYKRIGRVFFTDSIPKAPSGKILRKVLTARLNEGLVVAN